In Gallus gallus isolate bGalGal1 chromosome Z, bGalGal1.mat.broiler.GRCg7b, whole genome shotgun sequence, one DNA window encodes the following:
- the LOC121108510 gene encoding adenylate cyclase type 10-like — MKLSEAEALRSSIKKEGNAIDRFEEAIFFSLKGEVKRQVCSNVGCVKLAKEMSRQALRLLEKRFPRTRAGAFVKSLWEGLKRAPQATGRASFLPQEARRKKQAWLVQRSRCLSLLEDLYSQEGTSGGQRFSRLAALMKANTDSKMHSYQAADSHIGQALN, encoded by the exons ATGAAGCTGAGCGAAGCAGAGGCTCTGAGGAGCTCcatcaaaaaggaaggaaatgccaTCGACCGCTTTGAGGAGGCCATCTTCTTCAGCCTCAAAGGAGAGGTAAAGAGGCAG GTCTGCAGTAACGTGGGATGTGTGAAGCTGGCCAAGGAAATGAGCAGGCAGGCGCTGAGACTGCTGGAAAAGCGGTTCCCCCGGACTCGTGCCGGGGCCTTTGTCAAGTCTCTGTGGGAAGGGTTGAAGCGTGCTCCTCAGGCCACAGGCAGAGcgtccttccttccccaggaggCTCG gaggaagaagcaagCCTGGCTGGTTCAGCGGAGCAGATGCCTCTCCTTGCTCGAGGACCTCTACAGCCAGGAGGGCACATCTGGCGGACAGAGGTTCTCCCGCCTGGCAGCACTCATGAAGGCCAACACGGACAGCAAGATGCACTCCTATCAGGCAGCAGACTCACACATTGGACAAGCcttgaattaa
- the LOC121108321 gene encoding adenylate cyclase type 10-like, producing MMVAYPGVVSCDAETCAASRLPSYCFRALPKRNLKGVISPTTVYQYVGTTEKQQRDVGVAEERSPYGPLLGREAEIDRFECCLEAYEHLEEPHVLAFVGMPGSGKSHLLAELAILGRAAGHRVIAVERTEENLKQPFSAIHLLVARALGLQFPITDEVCRMRHTEWNSAFHLTCTQVLQKVLGGEFGIFFVNNAHFVDSESWSIMWPLLQSITVLMVMSLALGHDRAEDIFKAATDSTTSERITCLRLEGLKASDMVRKACQELGVRSIPRELAR from the exons ATGATGGTGGCCTACCCGGGGGTGGTGTCCTGTGATGCAGAGACCTGCGCGGCCTCTCGCCTGCCCAGCTACTGCTTCAGAGCGTTACCAAAGAGAAACTTGAAAGGCGTTATCAGTCCCACCACTGTCTATCAATACGTGGGGACCACCGAGAAGCA ACAACGTGACGTGGGCGTTGCCGAGGAGAGGTCACCCTATGGTCCCTTGCTGG GTCGGGAGGCAGAGATTGACCGCTTTGAATGCTGCTTGGAGGCCTATGAGCATTTGGAAGAACCACACGTCCTGGCATTTGTGGGCATGCCAGGCTCTGGAAAGAGCCACTTACTTGCCGAGCTGGCCATTTTAGGCcgggctgctgggcacag GGTCATTGCTGTGGAACGGACAGAGGAGAACTTGAAGCAGCCCTTCTCTGCCATCCATCTGCTGGTGGCCAGGGCACTGGGTCTCCAG TTTCCCATCACAGACGAGGTGTGCAGGATGCGTCACACTGAATGGAACAGTGCGTTCCACCTGACTTGTACGCAAGTGCTACAGAAG gtgcttGGAGGGGAATTTGGCATATTTTTCGTCAACAACGCCCACTTCGTGGACTCTGAGTCCTGGTCTATCATGTGGCCCCTGCTCCAAAGCATCACGGTCCTTATGGTCATGAGCTTAGCTCTGGGCCATGACAGAGCAGAGGACATTTTCAAAGCTGCCACAGACAGCACAACATCGGAGAGAATCACCTGTCTTCGTCTGGAAGGGCTGAAAGCTTCAGACATGGTGCGGAAAGCCTGCCAGGAGCTTGGAGTGCGCAGCATCCCCAGGGAGCTGGCAAGGTAA